aatgctggggggctttatacccctctagcccacgcctgacattagccATCTCTACgtggactagaccagctgtgtgtgtgtgtgcattgacacatctgtgtctgcaatgggtgcaacttaaagtagctgaatgcattcatcagaaggggtgtctgcaaacttcTGGACAGCTAAAGTGGTCCTattatggtgtcccaggtgtcTCATGCTATAGATTTTTACCTCTCGATGAAGCCGATGGTCAGGCGTTTTTTGtctcctctgctctgaaggGTGTGGAGGCTGCTCTCCTTCCATCACCTGAAACACAACCCAGGAGATTCACATTACCTGATCCTGGGTTGGAGAGCTGCACTGGAACCAGTCATGCTGCAAGATCTGATGCAGCTTAGGCCTCTGGGCGGGGTTTCGCTGCAGGCAACTTCGAATCAGGCTGCAGCATTCTGTGCAGAGGGTGGGATTGGGTGGGAGACAGATGATTAGGTATGACATTGACCTTCTCTTCAGTTCTCATAATATCTCCAATATCTCTAAAAGACAACCATGCAAAATCCATCATTCTGAACTTCTAAGAGTCTCTCAAGAATGCTCTCAGTAACCTCACCATTGGATAAGTCTTCTCTGAAGCACAGGGGCCCCTCGACGATTTCCTGCTCCTCTGTGAAGGGCAGGTGTCCATTAACCAGCCTGAACAGTAGGACTCCCAGAGACCAGACTGTTGCAGGACTGGCGTAGTACCTCCCCTTCAGAAAGAACTCCGGAGGGCAGTACTGAAAGGTGCCTGAGAACATAAACGAAGAAGAAGAGAATCAAGGAGTCCAGAACTTCATTCCTCTACATTACCCTCACAGTGAAGTGGCTATTGGACCTTAGGCCCCTCTCAGGATCATGTTTTAAAGGTCACGTGTAAATTTAGGGCCATGAGCTccattttacctgaaaaatCACGATAGCCACTTTTCTTGATCCAGTCCCCACAGCCGAAGTCGATCAGTTTCAGCTCTGAGGTGTCCATATTGAACAGGAAGTTCTCCAGCTTGATGTCCCTGTGCAGGACACCTCGCTTGTGGCATGTTCTTGCTGCCTCCACTGCCTGGACCATAATCTGACTGGCTATCTCCTCAGAGAAGGAACCTCCGCACAGGGCAATTAAGGTGTTCAAGTCCATACAAGGATCAGGGCGCTCCAGGATCAGGATGTAGAGCTTAGGCTCATCAAACCACTCGATGAGCTTTATGATGCTGCTGATGGGTGGCTGGCTCATCCTCTTCATTAGAGCCACTTCTATTGGCACGGCCTTGAGCTCAACAGGCTGCAGGAAGGCAGTACAGGGTTAGGTCAATGGTGAGGGCAGTGAAGAACAGTGATGTTTAGGAGCATGATGTGTGATTGGACAGTAAAATCTGGGTTCCAGCTGTACTTACGCATTGGACATATTCATCATCGGCCTGTTTTATGACAAATTTAATGGCCACCTGCACACAGAGACAACACAGGGTGTTAATATTATGAGGACTGAAAAGGGAATAGAGAAGATGATGCAGTTATGAAGGATGGATTTGAGAACCTGTAGGCCATCAGCAACACGGGTTCCCTCGAAGACGGACCCAAAGCCTCCCTCGCCCAATTTCTCTCCAGTGATATATAGAGAGGAAAAAGTGTCTGTGGAAAATAAACAGTGTTAGAACTGAACATCAGCTTTCTCACCTCATCTCTCCAGAGCTGAGCTATTAGCATCACAGGCTATGAAGGATGCAGTGGTATCTACTGACCGTGGACGTGGATAAACATCAGTACTTCCACTTCCAGTAAGTCCAGTT
The sequence above is drawn from the Salminus brasiliensis chromosome 11, fSalBra1.hap2, whole genome shotgun sequence genome and encodes:
- the LOC140565128 gene encoding serine/threonine-protein kinase pim-2-like; its protein translation is MPPFLLGGVTRDIRRRKRRRQEEVTQQISQGTSEVPKPEAPAGKRRKVEVSRPTITTRRQRKALKPDTFSSLYITGEKLGEGGFGSVFEGTRVADGLQVAIKFVIKQADDEYVQCPVELKAVPIEVALMKRMSQPPISSIIKLIEWFDEPKLYILILERPDPCMDLNTLIALCGGSFSEEIASQIMVQAVEAARTCHKRGVLHRDIKLENFLFNMDTSELKLIDFGCGDWIKKSGYRDFSGTFQYCPPEFFLKGRYYASPATVWSLGVLLFRLVNGHLPFTEEQEIVEGPLCFREDLSNECCSLIRSCLQRNPAQRPKLHQILQHDWFQCSSPTQDQVMEGEQPPHPSEQRRQKTPDHRLHRESMPPPSSASAISFPPFGPNGHWHAALPEP